In Desulfosediminicola ganghwensis, a single window of DNA contains:
- a CDS encoding sigma-54 interaction domain-containing protein, which produces MDRTIWAENALTIQKELAVCVCGGEDWRIINSNESFASYFIGEHHSAVNTSLLLQLQEINAQSVSKPLQESTEGLAVMYSLDGRDFILSWHWLDRENNIRAIFGHKLTVACSFEESVAAGKELEIIFDNMHDGVWVIDGNGVTIKVNKAMERIAQVKAEEVVGKHVTEAVSLGLTSTCVTLEALKNRQPVTMFDDYSDGVRCLNTSTPVFDAEGKVWRVIACIRDISEMESLKSRLVRAEQEAVLYREKLKNIESRNYDHRGTSSAAIHLERTIERAAKVDAPVLLLGETGTGKTMSATNIHDLSNRRNDPFITINCGAIPADLLEAELFGYEPGAFSGASEKGKPGMFELAENGTLFLDEIAELPLQMQVKLLHVLDGVGYRRLGGVKQFIPDVRIIAATNKELTSLVEEGTFREDLFFRLRVLVVNIPPLRERKEDIPSLINHFLAQANEKYGLYKTMSIGLINLLMNNRWPGNVRELRASIELLVAMSENNLIDVDELPDHHMRLMPEEAASVVKAFKPKSLKVAVEELEERMIREALLEGKSTYKAAKLLQTSQSTIVRKAQRYNINSEVISL; this is translated from the coding sequence ATGGATCGAACCATTTGGGCCGAGAATGCCCTGACCATACAGAAAGAGTTGGCCGTTTGTGTTTGCGGTGGTGAGGATTGGCGGATTATCAACAGCAATGAGAGTTTTGCCAGCTATTTCATCGGCGAACACCATTCTGCTGTAAACACATCTCTTCTGCTGCAGCTACAGGAGATCAATGCCCAAAGTGTATCAAAGCCTCTGCAGGAGTCCACAGAGGGGCTTGCAGTAATGTACTCGCTGGACGGCAGGGATTTTATTCTTTCATGGCACTGGCTGGATAGGGAAAACAACATTCGTGCCATTTTTGGACATAAACTCACTGTTGCCTGCAGCTTTGAGGAGTCGGTCGCTGCCGGCAAGGAATTGGAGATAATCTTCGATAATATGCATGACGGTGTCTGGGTAATTGACGGCAACGGCGTGACTATCAAAGTGAATAAGGCGATGGAACGCATTGCCCAGGTAAAAGCGGAGGAGGTTGTTGGCAAGCATGTCACCGAAGCGGTGAGCCTTGGGCTGACTTCTACCTGTGTTACCCTGGAGGCATTGAAAAATCGCCAGCCTGTGACGATGTTCGACGATTATTCCGATGGGGTACGCTGCCTGAATACTTCGACGCCAGTTTTTGACGCTGAGGGGAAAGTGTGGCGGGTGATTGCCTGTATTCGCGATATCAGTGAGATGGAGTCTCTGAAGTCCCGCCTGGTTCGGGCAGAGCAGGAGGCGGTGCTGTACCGTGAAAAGCTGAAAAATATCGAAAGCAGGAATTATGATCATCGTGGCACGAGCTCTGCGGCTATTCATCTTGAGCGCACCATAGAACGGGCAGCCAAGGTGGATGCACCTGTGTTGCTGCTGGGCGAGACGGGCACAGGCAAAACCATGTCTGCCACGAATATTCACGATCTGAGCAATCGCAGGAATGACCCGTTCATCACCATTAACTGCGGTGCCATCCCAGCTGATCTCCTGGAGGCGGAACTGTTTGGCTATGAGCCTGGGGCTTTCTCCGGTGCCTCGGAGAAGGGTAAGCCTGGTATGTTTGAGCTGGCCGAAAATGGCACTCTTTTTCTCGATGAGATTGCGGAACTACCTCTGCAGATGCAGGTGAAGCTGCTCCACGTGCTTGATGGAGTCGGCTATCGACGTCTTGGCGGGGTCAAACAATTCATACCTGATGTACGGATAATTGCGGCTACCAACAAAGAGCTGACCTCGCTTGTCGAGGAGGGTACTTTTCGGGAAGATCTATTTTTCCGGCTGCGAGTGCTGGTGGTAAACATCCCTCCCCTGCGTGAGAGAAAAGAAGATATACCCAGCCTTATTAACCATTTTCTGGCACAGGCAAACGAAAAGTACGGTTTGTACAAGACTATGTCCATAGGCCTGATCAATTTGCTGATGAATAATCGTTGGCCTGGCAATGTGCGGGAGCTGCGGGCAAGTATAGAGTTGCTGGTGGCAATGAGCGAAAATAACCTGATAGATGTTGATGAATTGCCCGACCACCACATGAGGTTGATGCCCGAAGAGGCAGCATCAGTGGTGAAAGCATTTAAACCGAAAAGCCTCAAAGTGGCTGTGGAAGAGCTGGAAGAGAGAATGATACGGGAGGCTCTGCTTGAAGGCAAAAGCACGTACAAGGCAGCGAAGCTTTTGCAAACAAGCCAGTCGACCATCGTCAGGAAAGCCCAGCGGTATAATATCAACAGTGAGGTGATCTCGCTGTAG
- a CDS encoding nitrite reductase, translated as MEERKTSSIIVMVPAGRLPLAVMKAANELAEKHSLELYLTTAQNLRLNNVSIELVDEIKAELAALGAVFKEKGKFPLPRVCVGNGHCNLGIGDTSEISKLIMDRFGERENVKAKFKVAISGCPTCCSNPRNTDIGIITTRNGFDIYAGGKGGVAPEAGRRVARKVDENEMLDIVEKLVDFHDAKTGKKQRIFKLLDDPEFPFAEV; from the coding sequence ATGGAAGAAAGAAAGACCTCAAGCATCATTGTGATGGTGCCTGCCGGCCGTCTGCCGCTTGCTGTTATGAAAGCTGCCAATGAACTTGCTGAGAAGCATTCATTAGAATTGTATCTCACCACTGCGCAAAATCTTCGTCTTAACAATGTGTCAATTGAGTTGGTCGATGAGATCAAGGCAGAGTTGGCTGCACTCGGTGCGGTTTTTAAGGAAAAAGGAAAATTCCCATTGCCAAGGGTCTGTGTGGGTAATGGACACTGTAACCTTGGGATAGGTGATACTTCGGAGATCAGTAAGCTGATTATGGATCGTTTTGGCGAAAGGGAAAACGTCAAGGCCAAGTTCAAGGTTGCTATATCTGGTTGCCCCACCTGCTGCTCTAATCCGAGAAACACTGATATCGGCATTATCACCACCCGTAATGGTTTTGATATCTATGCAGGTGGCAAGGGCGGCGTTGCACCGGAGGCCGGTAGGCGGGTTGCCAGAAAAGTCGATGAGAACGAGATGCTTGATATTGTTGAGAAGCTTGTTGATTTTCACGATGCGAAAACCGGGAAGAAACAGCGGATTTTTAAACTGCTCGATGATCCGGAGTTCCCATTTGCTGAAGTGTAA
- a CDS encoding sulfite exporter TauE/SafE family protein has protein sequence MPEVLIFALAWFAAGVGNGLAGFGAAMIAMPLVAGSVDLAIAVPACTLTVLTLNVQVAWIFRRHIRWDYVKEIGVGLIPGALLSVVVLKYLPETWLKVALGSFVAGYALWNLFLAGEAGERVVKNTWGYLAGVLSAAMGLAFGVNGPPMVAYIAYSGCPAKAVRGTIGAAFIVSGVIIVGAQFMTGLIDSTVITNFFVATPAVLIGSKIGIWISGFLAEAQYRKVLFLALFLMGGNIAATAILQ, from the coding sequence ATGCCTGAAGTCCTGATATTTGCCCTTGCCTGGTTTGCCGCCGGGGTTGGTAATGGTCTTGCCGGGTTTGGAGCGGCGATGATTGCCATGCCGCTCGTTGCCGGCTCGGTCGACCTGGCCATAGCTGTTCCTGCCTGCACGTTGACAGTGCTGACCTTAAATGTCCAGGTCGCCTGGATTTTCCGGAGACACATCCGCTGGGACTATGTGAAAGAGATAGGTGTTGGCCTGATACCGGGAGCTTTGCTCAGTGTCGTGGTGCTGAAATACCTGCCGGAAACCTGGTTGAAAGTGGCCCTGGGGAGTTTTGTCGCAGGCTATGCCCTGTGGAATCTCTTTTTAGCAGGCGAAGCCGGGGAACGGGTTGTAAAAAATACATGGGGATATCTGGCAGGGGTTTTGTCTGCAGCCATGGGGTTGGCCTTTGGAGTCAATGGTCCGCCAATGGTGGCGTATATCGCCTATAGCGGTTGTCCGGCCAAAGCTGTGAGAGGCACTATAGGTGCAGCATTTATCGTTTCAGGGGTGATTATAGTCGGGGCGCAATTCATGACCGGCTTGATCGATTCAACCGTTATCACCAACTTTTTTGTGGCGACTCCGGCGGTGCTTATTGGTTCTAAAATCGGCATATGGATTTCGGGGTTTCTCGCAGAAGCTCAGTACCGTAAAGTACTATTTCTGGCACTTTTCCTCATGGGTGGTAATATTGCCGCCACTGCCATTTTGCAGTGA
- a CDS encoding sigma-54 interaction domain-containing protein — protein sequence MYEYHQKLSDHMEGVLGTLDDGLYVTDKEGMTLHVNSSYERLTGLKAVELVGKNVRDLLDEGTFNAIVNPQVIEKREPVTELQVLGNGKRVVLRGTPVFNEYKEIALVVTTVRDVTLMGQMREQIKEQKKLLSIYHEHIESITTSNKDGESPYSSNQRDEIADLVKRVATTDAIILLLGETGVGKDWFARMAHESSLRKDQVFLKVDCGSISETLIESELFGYAPGAFTGANRQGKMGHFEMAHKGTIFLDEIGELPMPMQAKLLRVLQDQEVVRVGSSTPKKVDVRIIAATNRNLEAEVEKGNFRIDLYYRLRVAVVDIPPLRENPEMIPGLIYHFLERFNRKYKKEVTCHPESMRIFMAYRWPGNIRELENATQSLVVTCQGNEIDPDDLAPCMQAAYYQQRIQPEEASGTGSVPFPEAEAMQAGLFDMSGKTLKQAVLEYERQVIQKTIDQLGSVTKASAALGINRTTLFRKMREETLKN from the coding sequence ATGTACGAATATCATCAGAAACTGTCTGACCATATGGAGGGTGTCCTGGGGACGCTCGATGATGGCCTCTATGTGACCGATAAAGAGGGCATGACCTTACATGTCAATTCAAGCTATGAACGGCTTACTGGCTTGAAAGCAGTGGAACTTGTGGGCAAAAACGTCCGCGATCTGCTTGATGAAGGTACCTTCAACGCCATTGTCAACCCACAGGTAATTGAGAAACGTGAACCGGTGACCGAGCTCCAGGTGCTTGGAAACGGCAAACGTGTGGTTCTGCGCGGCACACCAGTTTTCAACGAGTACAAAGAAATAGCTTTGGTTGTCACCACGGTTCGCGATGTCACGCTGATGGGGCAGATGCGTGAGCAGATCAAAGAGCAGAAGAAGTTGCTTTCGATCTACCATGAGCATATCGAGAGTATAACCACATCCAATAAGGACGGTGAGAGCCCGTACTCTTCAAATCAGCGGGATGAAATCGCTGATCTGGTTAAGCGCGTTGCAACTACTGATGCCATCATTTTGCTGCTGGGGGAGACCGGTGTAGGTAAAGACTGGTTTGCCCGTATGGCTCATGAGAGTAGCTTGCGAAAGGATCAGGTGTTTCTCAAGGTTGACTGTGGCTCCATTTCTGAGACCCTGATAGAATCTGAGCTGTTTGGTTACGCACCGGGCGCATTTACCGGTGCAAACCGCCAGGGCAAGATGGGTCATTTCGAGATGGCCCATAAGGGCACCATTTTTCTTGACGAGATCGGCGAGTTGCCCATGCCCATGCAGGCCAAGCTGCTGCGCGTCCTGCAGGACCAGGAGGTGGTGCGGGTCGGCTCCTCGACCCCGAAAAAAGTTGATGTACGTATCATCGCAGCTACCAACAGGAACCTTGAGGCAGAAGTGGAAAAAGGCAATTTCCGTATCGACCTCTACTATCGTCTTCGGGTAGCTGTGGTCGATATCCCCCCCTTGAGAGAAAATCCGGAGATGATCCCCGGCCTTATTTACCATTTTCTGGAACGGTTCAATAGAAAATATAAAAAGGAAGTAACCTGTCATCCGGAGTCAATGCGAATTTTTATGGCCTACCGCTGGCCTGGAAATATTCGTGAGTTGGAAAATGCTACTCAGAGTCTGGTGGTCACCTGCCAGGGTAACGAGATAGACCCGGATGATCTGGCGCCATGTATGCAAGCCGCATACTATCAGCAACGTATACAACCGGAGGAGGCATCTGGTACTGGTTCCGTCCCTTTTCCTGAAGCTGAAGCCATGCAGGCCGGGCTGTTCGATATGAGTGGGAAAACCCTGAAGCAGGCTGTTCTTGAATATGAACGTCAGGTAATTCAGAAGACCATCGACCAGCTGGGTTCTGTCACCAAGGCGTCAGCCGCGCTTGGGATTAACAGGACCACTCTTTTTAGAAAAATGCGCGAAGAGACCCTGAAAAACTGA
- the hpsH gene encoding (2S)-3-sulfopropanediol dehydratase activating enzyme, with translation MNYKEIQNTSGCIFNIQKYSVHDGPGIRTVVFLKGCPLSCRWCSNPESQAHKPQLAYNRNKCISISECVRCAEVCTVGALSRGDDDKVTVEWGSCTNCLACADVCPAGALIVYGEQMTAKNVIDQVEKDASFYARSGGGLTLGGGEPLAQKAFALALLQEAKRRYIKTAVETCGYVGEEVLLEACKFINFLMYDIKCVDSELHKEFTDVDNAIILKNIKAVREMYPKLPIRVRTPVIPGFNDTTREIEAIAAFIKELNVEFELLPYHRLGTQKYTNIGLEYPMGEVALENEKYLRLRQAAIDAGAEVK, from the coding sequence ATGAACTATAAAGAAATTCAGAATACAAGCGGCTGCATTTTTAATATTCAGAAGTACTCGGTACATGACGGGCCGGGTATCCGTACAGTCGTCTTTTTAAAAGGTTGTCCGCTCTCATGCCGCTGGTGCAGTAACCCCGAATCACAGGCACATAAGCCACAGCTTGCCTATAACCGGAATAAGTGTATCTCAATCAGTGAATGTGTTCGTTGTGCCGAGGTCTGTACAGTAGGTGCATTGAGTCGCGGAGATGATGATAAAGTCACCGTGGAGTGGGGTTCCTGTACGAACTGCCTGGCCTGTGCAGATGTATGCCCGGCTGGTGCGCTGATTGTTTATGGTGAGCAGATGACAGCCAAAAATGTCATTGATCAGGTTGAAAAAGACGCCTCTTTTTATGCACGTTCCGGCGGTGGTCTGACCCTGGGCGGCGGTGAACCACTGGCCCAGAAAGCTTTTGCTCTTGCCCTGCTGCAGGAGGCAAAACGCCGTTACATCAAAACTGCGGTGGAGACCTGTGGTTATGTTGGTGAAGAGGTTCTTCTTGAAGCATGCAAATTTATAAACTTTTTGATGTATGACATTAAATGTGTGGATAGTGAACTCCATAAAGAATTTACCGATGTCGATAATGCAATAATACTGAAAAATATCAAGGCAGTGCGAGAGATGTATCCTAAACTGCCAATACGTGTTCGTACTCCTGTAATTCCGGGTTTCAATGACACTACCCGGGAGATTGAGGCAATTGCGGCGTTTATCAAAGAGCTGAATGTGGAATTTGAGCTGCTCCCGTATCATCGCCTCGGTACCCAGAAATACACCAATATAGGGCTCGAGTATCCGATGGGCGAGGTCGCACTGGAAAACGAAAAATATCTGCGATTGAGACAAGCGGCAATTGATGCCGGTGCTGAGGTGAAGTAA
- the hpsG gene encoding (2S)-3-sulfopropanediol dehydratase, with translation MQCCSPHEQRLLDKIEGKEDIYRASHARVFKILDTFDGVRPVIDIERARYFTQSMQETEGQMLCLRWAKAMKHVAENITVYIDEDNLICGRGGVKGRYGLLYPELDGDFLDVAVQDLPSRTESPFSISEEDAKIVVEEIAPYWKGKTYHEALNAALPPEVHKLSYDDPEGLASRFIVNETSSFRSSIQWVHDYEKILKRGFGGIKQEALDKMEALDPLSPIDNVEKKPFLESIVIVCDAIITWARRHAVLARELAEKETDMTRKMELFKMADICERVPEHPARTFHEAVQSQWFTQMFSRIEQKTGTIVSNGRMDQYFYPFYQADIEAGILDDDQALELLECLWVGMAQFIDLYVSPTGGAFNEGYAHWEAVTIGGQTPDGRDATNELTYLFLKSKREFPLHYPDLAARIHSRSPERYLADVAETIKDGSGFPKLINDEEVVPLYVSKGATFQEAYDYAVSGCTEARMPNRDTYTSGGAYINFVAALEMTLKNGRMQKHGEEMLGLETGDPTQFETWEEFWQAYVKHHELFLKTAFYQQYVINNLRAKHFAHPLGSSMHDLCMKHCLDLHTPQIPEGINLGYFEHMGLGTLVDSLAAIKKLVFEEKKITMAEVIEACECNFEGKEDVRQLLMTAPCYGNDDPYADEIGCKIDEMNVLYGQKYSKELGMHNDIRYVPFTSHVPFGKVVGATPNGRYAWTPLSDGSSASHGADKTGPTSVLLSNYNSKNYGHRDRAARMLNIKFTPKCLEGEEGTDKMISFIRTFCDLKLWHVQFNVINKSTLIAAQKDPEKYKSLIVRIAGYSAYFVDLSPDLQNDLIARTEHETV, from the coding sequence ATGCAATGCTGTTCCCCTCATGAGCAGAGACTCTTGGATAAGATAGAAGGAAAAGAAGATATCTACCGCGCATCCCACGCCAGGGTTTTCAAAATTCTCGACACCTTCGACGGTGTGCGCCCGGTAATCGATATAGAACGTGCCCGCTACTTCACCCAGTCCATGCAGGAAACCGAAGGTCAGATGCTCTGCCTGCGCTGGGCCAAGGCGATGAAGCATGTTGCAGAAAACATCACCGTATATATTGATGAAGATAACCTGATCTGCGGGCGTGGTGGCGTAAAGGGTCGTTACGGCCTGCTCTACCCTGAGCTTGATGGCGACTTCCTCGATGTTGCTGTACAGGATCTGCCGAGCCGTACCGAGTCTCCGTTTTCAATCTCTGAAGAAGACGCAAAAATTGTTGTTGAGGAGATCGCACCATACTGGAAGGGTAAGACCTACCACGAGGCGCTGAATGCCGCACTTCCGCCGGAAGTCCACAAGCTGAGCTACGACGACCCTGAAGGGCTCGCTTCCCGCTTTATCGTCAACGAGACTTCTTCTTTCCGCTCATCCATCCAGTGGGTACATGACTACGAGAAGATACTCAAGAGAGGTTTTGGTGGTATCAAGCAGGAAGCACTGGACAAGATGGAGGCGCTTGATCCACTCTCACCGATTGATAATGTAGAGAAAAAGCCGTTCCTTGAGTCAATCGTTATTGTCTGTGATGCCATCATTACCTGGGCACGTCGCCACGCTGTTCTCGCCCGTGAGCTGGCAGAGAAAGAGACCGACATGACCCGTAAGATGGAGCTGTTCAAGATGGCCGACATCTGTGAGCGTGTGCCTGAGCATCCAGCACGCACCTTCCACGAGGCTGTGCAGTCCCAGTGGTTCACCCAGATGTTTTCCCGTATCGAGCAGAAGACCGGCACCATCGTTTCCAACGGTCGTATGGATCAGTACTTCTACCCATTCTACCAGGCAGATATTGAGGCTGGAATCCTCGATGACGATCAGGCTCTTGAACTCCTTGAGTGTCTCTGGGTTGGCATGGCGCAGTTCATCGACCTCTACGTATCGCCGACTGGTGGTGCGTTTAATGAAGGATATGCCCACTGGGAGGCGGTTACCATCGGTGGCCAGACCCCGGATGGCCGTGACGCAACCAACGAACTCACCTATCTGTTCCTGAAGTCCAAGCGTGAGTTCCCGCTGCACTACCCGGATCTCGCTGCACGTATCCACTCCCGCTCACCAGAGCGTTATCTGGCTGACGTTGCCGAGACCATCAAGGACGGTTCCGGCTTTCCGAAGCTGATCAACGACGAGGAAGTGGTACCACTCTACGTGTCCAAGGGAGCAACCTTCCAGGAAGCGTATGATTACGCGGTTTCCGGTTGTACCGAAGCGCGTATGCCGAATCGTGACACCTACACCTCCGGTGGTGCCTACATCAACTTTGTAGCAGCCCTTGAGATGACCCTGAAGAACGGCCGTATGCAGAAGCATGGCGAGGAAATGCTTGGTCTTGAGACCGGCGATCCTACCCAGTTTGAAACCTGGGAAGAGTTCTGGCAGGCATACGTCAAGCACCACGAGCTGTTCCTGAAAACCGCTTTTTATCAGCAGTATGTGATCAATAATCTGCGCGCCAAGCACTTTGCGCATCCTCTTGGCAGCTCCATGCATGATCTCTGTATGAAGCATTGCCTCGACCTGCACACCCCGCAGATCCCTGAGGGCATTAACCTCGGTTACTTCGAGCATATGGGTCTCGGAACCCTGGTTGACTCCCTGGCTGCAATTAAAAAGCTGGTCTTCGAAGAGAAGAAAATCACCATGGCTGAGGTTATCGAGGCGTGTGAGTGCAACTTTGAGGGCAAGGAAGATGTCCGCCAGCTCCTGATGACCGCTCCATGCTACGGTAATGATGATCCGTATGCGGACGAAATCGGTTGCAAGATTGATGAGATGAACGTGCTCTACGGCCAGAAGTACTCCAAAGAGCTTGGCATGCATAACGATATCCGTTACGTACCGTTTACCTCCCATGTACCTTTCGGTAAGGTGGTTGGTGCGACTCCAAACGGTCGTTACGCCTGGACTCCGCTTTCTGACGGATCTTCCGCCTCCCATGGAGCAGATAAAACCGGTCCGACTTCCGTTCTTCTTTCGAACTACAATTCCAAGAACTATGGACACCGTGATCGTGCAGCACGCATGCTGAACATCAAGTTCACTCCGAAGTGTCTGGAGGGTGAGGAGGGAACCGACAAGATGATTTCCTTCATCAGAACCTTCTGCGATCTCAAGTTGTGGCACGTTCAGTTCAACGTTATCAACAAGTCTACTCTTATCGCAGCCCAGAAGGACCCTGAGAAATATAAGAGTCTGATCGTTCGTATCGCAGGCTACTCTGCCTACTTCGTAGATCTCTCCCCGGATCTGCAGAACGATCTCATTGCTCGTACCGAGCACGAGACTGTTTAA
- a CDS encoding TRAP transporter large permease subunit: MNAHITAGEAVKEHPNKLTAALNWLDENFEKPFLISGMLAIILIITFQTFYRYIGAHFSTNAAGAIWTEELARFIFIWISYLAIPLAIKTRQNIRVDIVFDRLPKRFQGISWIVVDLCFFALVAVVFYMGLQNIYMLREFPQVAPGTGMSYLIPYLILPFGFGLMGLRLFQDLYKQVRECGIVDSLIGVALAVVIALPAYFSESASVLTILFGYFLLFLVIGVPIAVSLGLAATATIINAGTLPIEYVAQIAFTSIDSFPIMAIPFFIAAGVFMGAGGLSKRLLNLADEVLGSLPGGIALAAIATSMFFAAISGSGPATVAAIGSLTIPAMVQRGYDKYFAACIVAAAGAIGVMIPPSNPFVVYGVSAQVSIGKLFMGGIVPGVLTGFALMFYTYWYSKKRGWKGVEKERSIGTFVKAFWDAKWALMVPVIILGGIYGGIMTPTEAAALAAFYGLVVGIFVYRELNLKNLAPAFVEACSTSALVIILMAMATIFGNIMTIEQVPATIAAAMLSLTENKIMILLMINVLLLIVGTFMEALAAIVILTPILLPIVIKVGVDPVHFGIMMVVNLAVGFITPPVGVNLFVASGVAQAKIQHLAKAILPMVGIMIAVLLLITYFPSVPLLFVK; the protein is encoded by the coding sequence ATGAACGCTCATATAACTGCCGGAGAGGCTGTTAAAGAACATCCAAACAAGCTGACCGCCGCTCTGAACTGGCTTGATGAGAATTTCGAGAAACCGTTTCTGATTAGCGGTATGCTTGCAATCATTCTCATAATCACCTTTCAGACTTTTTATCGCTATATCGGTGCCCATTTTTCTACCAATGCGGCGGGCGCTATCTGGACCGAAGAACTGGCGCGATTTATTTTTATCTGGATTTCCTATCTGGCAATTCCGCTGGCCATTAAGACCCGACAGAATATCCGTGTTGATATAGTTTTTGATAGATTGCCTAAGCGATTCCAGGGTATTAGCTGGATCGTTGTTGATTTGTGCTTTTTCGCCCTGGTGGCTGTTGTTTTCTACATGGGGCTTCAGAATATATATATGTTGAGGGAATTCCCCCAGGTCGCGCCCGGCACAGGAATGTCGTATCTCATTCCGTATCTGATTCTGCCTTTTGGTTTCGGCCTGATGGGTCTTCGCTTGTTTCAGGACCTCTATAAGCAGGTACGTGAGTGCGGTATTGTTGATTCACTGATCGGTGTGGCCCTTGCTGTTGTTATTGCTCTTCCTGCCTATTTTAGTGAAAGTGCGTCTGTGCTGACTATCCTTTTTGGATATTTTTTGCTCTTTCTGGTAATCGGGGTTCCCATCGCAGTAAGCCTTGGTCTCGCTGCCACCGCGACAATCATCAATGCAGGCACCCTGCCTATTGAATATGTTGCCCAGATCGCTTTTACCTCCATTGATTCTTTCCCTATTATGGCGATCCCGTTCTTTATCGCAGCGGGTGTGTTCATGGGTGCCGGCGGTCTTTCTAAAAGGTTGCTCAATCTTGCTGACGAAGTACTCGGCTCTCTACCAGGCGGTATTGCGCTTGCCGCAATTGCCACCAGTATGTTTTTTGCGGCCATTTCAGGTTCCGGCCCCGCAACTGTTGCCGCGATTGGCTCTCTGACCATCCCTGCGATGGTGCAGCGAGGGTATGATAAATACTTCGCAGCATGTATCGTTGCCGCGGCCGGCGCCATCGGCGTTATGATTCCACCGAGTAACCCATTTGTTGTCTACGGTGTTTCAGCCCAGGTTTCCATCGGCAAGCTCTTTATGGGCGGTATTGTGCCAGGCGTGCTGACCGGTTTTGCCCTGATGTTTTATACCTACTGGTACTCCAAGAAGCGCGGTTGGAAAGGAGTTGAGAAGGAGCGCAGCATTGGCACCTTCGTCAAGGCCTTCTGGGATGCCAAGTGGGCCCTCATGGTACCGGTCATTATTCTGGGTGGTATCTATGGCGGCATTATGACCCCCACAGAAGCAGCCGCCCTGGCCGCTTTTTATGGTCTTGTCGTAGGAATCTTTGTTTATCGTGAGCTGAACCTGAAAAACCTGGCTCCGGCCTTCGTTGAGGCCTGCTCCACCTCAGCTCTCGTTATTATCCTCATGGCCATGGCAACCATTTTCGGCAACATCATGACCATCGAGCAGGTTCCTGCCACTATTGCCGCTGCCATGCTTTCGCTGACTGAGAACAAGATCATGATTCTACTCATGATTAACGTGTTGCTGCTTATTGTCGGTACCTTCATGGAGGCCCTGGCAGCGATTGTTATTCTCACTCCGATTCTGCTGCCGATTGTTATCAAAGTCGGAGTTGATCCAGTCCACTTCGGCATCATGATGGTGGTTAACCTCGCTGTAGGTTTCATTACTCCGCCTGTTGGTGTGAACCTTTTCGTGGCCTCCGGGGTTGCCCAGGCAAAAATTCAACATTTGGCCAAGGCCATTTTGCCGATGGTTGGCATAATGATTGCAGTACTGTTGTTAATCACATACTTCCCGTCTGTACCGTTACTGTTTGTCAAATAA
- a CDS encoding TRAP transporter substrate-binding protein — protein MSFFSKKQVVATLLAAGMVFGMSASAYAKKITLRLGHPMAPGNNVTMGYEKFKELVEERTEGKVRVQLFGNAMLGSDRVTMESAQRGTLDLASSSSPNMANFSKAFMVFDLPYVTSPKYQQNLYDALDNGPLGDFLDKELEGINLKPIMYSEYGYRNFVSANREIKSLSDFSNMKVRTTASPVEVAVAAKLGMNPTPIAWGEVYTALQQGTVEGEGNTFSLLNDAKHTEVLKYAINSEHNYSMHILLMNKRKFDSLPADIQEVLVQSGKDALDYQRSITADLEKKATQAFADQGISVHNLSDEERAEFVEATRAVWDEFTPQIPAELMELVQATQK, from the coding sequence ATGAGCTTTTTCAGCAAAAAACAGGTTGTGGCAACCCTTTTGGCAGCAGGAATGGTATTTGGCATGAGTGCAAGCGCCTATGCCAAAAAAATCACCCTGCGACTTGGTCACCCAATGGCACCTGGCAACAACGTAACCATGGGATATGAGAAGTTTAAGGAACTCGTTGAGGAGCGTACTGAAGGGAAAGTTCGTGTGCAGCTTTTTGGCAACGCGATGCTTGGTAGCGACCGCGTAACCATGGAATCTGCTCAGCGGGGTACTCTCGACCTTGCATCCAGTTCCTCTCCCAATATGGCGAATTTTTCAAAGGCTTTCATGGTATTTGATTTGCCATATGTCACTAGCCCGAAATATCAACAAAACCTTTACGATGCGTTGGATAATGGTCCTCTCGGCGACTTCCTCGACAAGGAGCTTGAAGGCATCAATCTGAAGCCAATCATGTACAGCGAGTACGGTTACCGTAATTTTGTTTCAGCCAACAGAGAAATAAAAAGTCTTAGTGATTTCAGTAATATGAAGGTTCGTACCACAGCTTCCCCTGTTGAGGTGGCTGTTGCAGCAAAGCTCGGTATGAACCCAACCCCTATTGCCTGGGGTGAGGTGTACACTGCACTTCAGCAGGGCACTGTCGAGGGCGAGGGCAACACCTTCTCTCTTCTTAATGACGCGAAGCATACTGAAGTTCTGAAATATGCGATTAATTCTGAGCATAATTACTCTATGCATATCTTGCTGATGAATAAGAGGAAGTTTGATTCTCTGCCGGCAGATATTCAGGAAGTTCTGGTGCAGTCTGGTAAGGATGCACTCGATTATCAGCGTTCCATCACTGCCGACCTCGAAAAAAAGGCCACCCAGGCCTTTGCCGATCAGGGCATTTCCGTTCATAATCTGAGCGACGAAGAGCGTGCAGAGTTTGTAGAGGCAACCAGAGCAGTATGGGACGAGTTTACCCCACAGATTCCTGCTGAGCTGATGGAGCTTGTTCAGGCTACTCAGAAGTAA